The following coding sequences are from one Wenzhouxiangella sp. AB-CW3 window:
- the ubiM gene encoding 5-demethoxyubiquinol-8 5-hydroxylase UbiM, with the protein MNVDIAIIGAGPAGLSLARALGDKQLEVAVVDPAEAAALSSPDHDGREIALTHASRAILERLDIWSRFATDDISDLTDAWVFDGESDQPMRITHGDGGADQLGWLISNHHIRQAAWQAAREVRGIHWLTGRRVETTRPKANVRELVLSDGTVLNARLVVAADGRFSGSRRSAGIGARMRDYGKSMLVARMQLERDHEHVAWEWFGEDRTLALLPLNGPYASAVITLPHERIGELQAMDVDSFNQQVTELYRHRLGSMELVSERHVYPLVGVWPDRLTAERFACLGDAAVGMHPVTAHGFNLGLTGVDLLVEEIGKARIRDGDVASPRRLAAYAARHRAHSLPLYAATATVVGLYTSTLPPARLLRRAVLQTANRLPPLRRAIARQLTGTGGLFERLITR; encoded by the coding sequence ATGAACGTCGACATTGCCATCATCGGGGCCGGACCTGCCGGTCTGAGCCTGGCGCGGGCGCTGGGCGACAAGCAGCTGGAAGTGGCCGTGGTTGATCCAGCCGAAGCAGCCGCGCTGTCCAGCCCGGACCACGATGGGCGCGAGATTGCCCTGACCCATGCCTCGCGTGCCATTCTGGAGCGCCTGGATATCTGGTCGCGCTTTGCAACCGACGACATCAGCGATCTCACCGATGCCTGGGTGTTCGACGGCGAATCGGACCAGCCCATGCGCATCACCCATGGCGACGGCGGTGCCGACCAGCTCGGCTGGCTGATCTCGAACCACCATATCCGCCAGGCGGCATGGCAGGCGGCGCGTGAGGTCCGGGGCATCCACTGGCTCACGGGCCGGAGGGTGGAGACCACCCGGCCGAAAGCCAATGTCCGTGAGCTCGTACTCTCCGATGGCACGGTACTCAATGCCCGCTTGGTGGTGGCCGCCGACGGGCGCTTTTCCGGCAGCCGGCGCTCAGCCGGCATCGGTGCACGCATGCGCGATTACGGCAAGTCCATGCTGGTCGCGCGCATGCAGCTTGAGCGGGATCATGAGCACGTAGCCTGGGAATGGTTCGGCGAGGATCGCACCCTGGCATTGCTGCCGCTAAACGGCCCGTATGCCTCGGCCGTCATCACCCTGCCGCACGAACGCATTGGCGAACTGCAAGCCATGGACGTGGATTCTTTCAACCAGCAGGTGACCGAACTGTACCGACATCGGCTGGGGTCGATGGAGCTGGTCAGCGAACGTCATGTCTACCCGCTGGTAGGCGTCTGGCCCGATCGCCTCACCGCCGAGCGTTTTGCCTGCCTGGGCGATGCCGCCGTGGGCATGCACCCGGTCACGGCCCACGGCTTCAACCTGGGGCTGACCGGCGTGGACCTGCTGGTCGAGGAAATCGGCAAGGCCAGGATTCGGGACGGCGACGTCGCCAGCCCGCGTCGGCTGGCGGCCTACGCGGCCCGGCATCGCGCCCACAGCCTGCCGCTGTATGCGGCCACCGCCACCGTCGTCGGCCTCTATACCAGCACACTACCGCCAGCACGCCTGCTGCGCCGTGCCGTTTTGCAGACAGCCAACCGGCTGCCCCCCCTGCGCCGCGCCATCGCCCGGCAACTGACCGGCACCGGAGGGCTGTTCGAGCGACTGATCACACGCTGA